Genomic segment of Streptococcus australis:
GCAAAGCTCCCTCTCGCCTGTTCAGGAACAGGCATGATAAAGTCTTTCAAGTCATATTCTTGAGGAGCTAACAAGGTCTGGGCAGAATGCCTCAACACCATGTAGGCGTATTTCGTATTTTCAGGGTGTTGTAGCAATTCCCAGATTTTTGCTCCATCGGTGATATCGACTGGCAAAGCGTTGTTTAGAAAGAAGGATAAATTCAGAAAAATCCAAGTACCAGCAAAATACCAGCTTCTTGTCAAAAATCCATACAATATCGCTAATAAAATCAAACTAAGATGAACTATCAAGCCGCCTGCAAGCATTAGGATAATTCTTTGATCACTTTCATCTTCTTTCAATCCAATATACTGAGCACCAATATTTTTCAGAACGGCTGTTCGGCTAAGATGAAACTTGCCTGACTTTTTGGTCAAAAGAAAGTTTCCTAATCCAAAAGCCACCAGACGATAGCCTGTCAGGTAACCGCAAAATGCATGTCCCAGCTCATGAAGGATAAAGATTAAATACATGCTTAGAAGAGCAAAGGAATAACCAAAAGTAAAGGCTAAAACTGCGGAATACCCCAACTCTGCAAATGCGATAGTTCCACAAGCAAAAGCTAGCATAATAAAGATAAAAGCTAGCACATAGATCAAATAAGTCCCAATTTTTTTCATAAAATCTCTAACCAACTCCTAGTATCTCGGATAAGGATAAAACTCCCCTTCTTCCAAGCCGACTTTTCCTTCTTCAAAGACCTCTTGGTTCCATTCCATGACGAACTCTTCTGCTTCTGGGTCTTCCAAAAAGTCCATGAGGGCATCCAGCCCCACCTCAGCAGTATCTTTGAGGAATAGTGCAAAATAAGCTAAAAATTCACGAGAAAAACCTTTTTTAGGGAGATAAGGGATAACAGTCAAATAGTCTTCTTCATTAACCGTTGACTTGGCAGGATTGTAAAAAAGGACTGCTTCTTCAAAGAGAATATCTTCTGATGACACCTCTCCATCCTCATCCACCATCTCCACACCTGCAGCATTTTGTGCTTCTAGCAGAAAACTCACTTCAACCGCATGATTACGCTTGTCCCAACTAATCTCAAAGTCAAAAGGAAAGTTCTTGTCCAATTCTTCCTCTAAAACATCTAAAAATCCGTATGTTGCCATTTTGTCCTCTTTCTATGCGATTCTTAAATCGCCCCGATTGCTCGGAAATATGCTAAAATAGATACTACCATCTTACCACATATACATCAGAAAATCCATGTTAGAAAGGACTGCTATGCCTGACAATCTCGCGCTTCGCATGCGCCCAAAAACCATTGACCAGGTCATCGGTCAGGAACATCTAGTCGGACCAGGAAAAATCATCCGTCGCATGGTGGAGGCCAATCGTCTGTCCTCCATGATTCTCTACGGACCTCCAGGAATCGGCAAAACCAGTATCGCCTCAGCCATCGCTGGAACGACCAAGTATGCCTTTCGGACCTTCAATGCGACTGTTGATAGTAAAAAGCGACTCCAAGAAATCGCAGAAGAAGCTAAATTCTCTGGTGGATTGGTTCTGCTACTGGACGAGATTCACCGTCTAGACAAGACCAAGCAAGACTTTCTACTTCCCCTCTTGGAAAGTGGTCTGGTTATCATGATTGGGGCGACGACTGAAAATCCTTTCTTTTCTGTCACTCCAGCCATTCGTAGCCGTGTTCAGATTTTTGAATTGGAACCCTTGTCCAATCAAGATGTCAAAGAAGCGATTCAGATAGCTCTATCTGACCCTGAACGTGGCTTTGATTTTCCAGTAGAACTAGATGAGGACGCCCTTGATTTCATCGCAACATCTACAAACGGTGATCTGCGTTCTGCCTTTAATTCGCTTGATTTGGCTGTTCTCTCTACTCCAGCAAATGATAAAGGCATTCACCATATAACGCTTGACATCATGGAAAATAGCCTGCAGCGGAGCTATATTACTATGGATAAGGATGGCGACGGGCACTACGATGTCCTCTCTGCTCTACAAAAATCCATCCGTGGCTCAGATGTTGATGCCAGCCTCCACTACGCAGCCCGCTTGATTGAGGCTGGGGATTTGCCTAGCCTCGCTCGTCGTTTGACTGTGATTGCCTATGAGGATATTGGTTTGGCCAATCCTGAAGCCCAGATCCATACCGTAACTGCTCTAGATGCTGCTCAAAAGATTGGTTTCCCAGAAGCTCGCATCCTTATTGCCAATATTGTCATTGATTTGGCGCTATCGCCCAAGTCCAACTCAGCCTATGTGGCCATGGACAAGGCTCTTGCTGATCTCAAAACATCAGGGCATTTACCCATTCCACGGCACCTGCGTGATGGTCACTACAGTGGGAGCAAGGAACTAGGGAACGCCCAAAACTATCTTTATCCACATAACTATCCTGGAAACTGGGTCAAGCAAGACTATCTGCCAGAAAAAATCCAAAATCACCACTATTTTACTCCAAAAGATACCGGCAAATACGAACGAGCCTTGGCGCAACGTAAGGAAACCATTGATAAATTAAGGGACTTGTGAAATCCTTTTCAAATAATTGCATTTTCCTCTTGATTTTTTTTGAAAAAGTGGTATCATATAAACATAGAAACGCTGTGGTGTACGACTTCACACTTAAGTGTTGACCGACTATTTTTTGTATTATTAGGGAAACAAAAGTCTTCTAACAGCATGTAGGCCGTCTCACACGGAAACAGCTTCAGTTAGAGCGAGTTGCCCACCTGCTTAATTGCGCGGGTTCAATACAAACCGTGAAGTTTCGGCACCAATACAGCTTTTTCTTTGCCTCCTTAGCTCAGTTGGTAGAGCAGTAGACTCTTAATCTATGGGTCGCAGGTTCGAGCCCTGCAGGGGGCATCTAAATCAACAGGAAAAAGCCTTAAAATTAAGGCTTTTTTGTTGTTCTAAAGTAGATTTGTCCCACTTTTTTTATGATCAATCTTTCCAAACACCTCTGATTTGATTAAATTCTTCAAAAAATTTAAAACAAAAGTCTTGCTTTTCATTTTATTTATGATATACTTGTTCTTGCATTAGATACAGGTTAACCAAAGGAGTTTATATGGATACAAAATTCTCAGTTGCTTTGCATATCCTAACAATGATTAGCGAGAGCAAGGAAACCCTAAGTTCTCAAGCACTAGCAACTAGCGTTGGGACCAATGCTAGTTACATTCGAAAGGTAATCGCCTTATTGAAAAATGCAGGCTTGATTAGTTCCCAGCAAGGAAAAACGGGCTATCAACTCAATAAATCTCCAAAAGAAATGACTTTACTTGAGATCTATTATGCAACTCAAGAAATCAATCATATTAGCTTATTTCCTGTTCACCAAAATAGCAACCCTGATTGCCCCGTTGGAAAACATATCCAAGGAGCAGTTTCACCGCTTTTCGCTAGTGCCGAATCTCAATTAGAGAAGGAATTAGCAAATCAAACTTTAGAAGATGTCATTGACAATCTATATAAACAAGCCAAACAAGTCCGAAACTGATTTGATAGCAAGTCAGTTTTTACCAGAAGCAACGTATACTTGTATTAGATACAGGTATATAAAGTCGAATTAAATAAGAAAAGAGAAAACACATGAAAGTCG
This window contains:
- a CDS encoding DUF3013 family protein, coding for MATYGFLDVLEEELDKNFPFDFEISWDKRNHAVEVSFLLEAQNAAGVEMVDEDGEVSSEDILFEEAVLFYNPAKSTVNEEDYLTVIPYLPKKGFSREFLAYFALFLKDTAEVGLDALMDFLEDPEAEEFVMEWNQEVFEEGKVGLEEGEFYPYPRY
- a CDS encoding replication-associated recombination protein A encodes the protein MPDNLALRMRPKTIDQVIGQEHLVGPGKIIRRMVEANRLSSMILYGPPGIGKTSIASAIAGTTKYAFRTFNATVDSKKRLQEIAEEAKFSGGLVLLLDEIHRLDKTKQDFLLPLLESGLVIMIGATTENPFFSVTPAIRSRVQIFELEPLSNQDVKEAIQIALSDPERGFDFPVELDEDALDFIATSTNGDLRSAFNSLDLAVLSTPANDKGIHHITLDIMENSLQRSYITMDKDGDGHYDVLSALQKSIRGSDVDASLHYAARLIEAGDLPSLARRLTVIAYEDIGLANPEAQIHTVTALDAAQKIGFPEARILIANIVIDLALSPKSNSAYVAMDKALADLKTSGHLPIPRHLRDGHYSGSKELGNAQNYLYPHNYPGNWVKQDYLPEKIQNHHYFTPKDTGKYERALAQRKETIDKLRDL
- a CDS encoding site-2 protease family protein gives rise to the protein MKKIGTYLIYVLAFIFIMLAFACGTIAFAELGYSAVLAFTFGYSFALLSMYLIFILHELGHAFCGYLTGYRLVAFGLGNFLLTKKSGKFHLSRTAVLKNIGAQYIGLKEDESDQRIILMLAGGLIVHLSLILLAILYGFLTRSWYFAGTWIFLNLSFFLNNALPVDITDGAKIWELLQHPENTKYAYMVLRHSAQTLLAPQEYDLKDFIMPVPEQARGSFAESIQTLQGVVFILDSHLETAKKLFQSLLERTEHSLSETFCQLYLLQIALLEGDNEKAEEYASIRGVKSFLSLKMADVQMIQAWYQFKVKKDIAQTRKAIKIARQKMNSSRMLRDERCYYENWLAELEKALTEGV
- a CDS encoding Rrf2 family transcriptional regulator translates to MDTKFSVALHILTMISESKETLSSQALATSVGTNASYIRKVIALLKNAGLISSQQGKTGYQLNKSPKEMTLLEIYYATQEINHISLFPVHQNSNPDCPVGKHIQGAVSPLFASAESQLEKELANQTLEDVIDNLYKQAKQVRN